The following coding sequences are from one Halorubrum sp. BOL3-1 window:
- a CDS encoding universal stress protein, producing MRYALDAHDDAELTVIHVVVGASPMVGEATGLVLSDGDDDGVREVTGPVFERAREIAAEHDTTVETLIAVGRPARSIIDHVEGFDTVVLGTHNGSLADRLLVGNVAKTVFQKSPVPVTVVR from the coding sequence CTGCGGTACGCGCTCGACGCACACGACGACGCGGAGCTGACCGTGATCCACGTCGTCGTCGGGGCGTCGCCGATGGTGGGTGAGGCGACCGGACTCGTCTTGTCCGACGGCGACGACGACGGCGTTCGCGAGGTGACCGGACCCGTGTTCGAGCGGGCACGGGAGATCGCCGCCGAACACGACACGACCGTCGAGACGCTCATCGCGGTCGGCCGGCCCGCCCGCAGTATCATCGACCACGTCGAGGGGTTCGACACGGTCGTCTTGGGCACGCACAACGGTTCGCTCGCCGACCGCCTGCTCGTCGGTAACGTCGCGAAGACGGTGTTCCAGAAGTCGCCGGTTCCGGTCACGGTCGTGCGCTGA
- a CDS encoding CinA family protein yields MDQTEPPAERLNALLDDRDETLATAESLTGGLVGSRVTDVPGASAYFDRGFVTYTYDAKRELLGVSRESLDAHGAVSEPVVREMAAGARDRADTDWAVATTGIAGPTGGTDEKPVGLVCFGVAHAAPWGTEESFARTERAVLDGDRDAVKRGAAETALDALVRAIEDVVDATD; encoded by the coding sequence ATGGACCAGACGGAACCCCCCGCAGAGCGCCTGAACGCGCTCCTCGACGACCGCGACGAGACGCTCGCGACTGCGGAGTCGCTCACGGGCGGACTCGTCGGTTCGCGGGTGACCGACGTGCCGGGCGCGAGCGCCTACTTCGACCGCGGGTTCGTGACGTACACCTACGACGCGAAGCGCGAACTGCTCGGCGTCTCCCGCGAGTCGCTCGACGCCCACGGCGCCGTGAGCGAGCCGGTGGTCCGCGAGATGGCGGCCGGCGCGCGCGACCGAGCCGACACAGACTGGGCGGTCGCGACGACCGGTATCGCGGGACCGACCGGCGGGACCGACGAGAAACCGGTCGGACTGGTGTGCTTCGGGGTCGCGCACGCCGCGCCGTGGGGCACCGAGGAGTCGTTCGCTCGGACGGAGCGCGCCGTGCTCGACGGCGACCGCGACGCGGTGAAGCGAGGTGCGGCCGAGACCGCGCTTGACGCCCTCGTTCGAGCGATCGAAGACGTCGTCGACGCGACGGACTGA
- a CDS encoding transcriptional regulator produces the protein MEPSEDVVANIRDSWERENDAFGRVYETILSISELTTHHEISEIAMCAPNTAKKHLKRLNQMGIVECQSSHNSLKFRRNDAYLEWREITQIAEEQSAQDLIERVRELEAEESELQEEFGVEGPDTSSVYMSNSGRPTHELMRAIGTWNSIRRDIRLYEAARQLQQNNGRLISAFVNFPSDGNVSPDSQ, from the coding sequence ATGGAACCTTCAGAAGATGTCGTGGCAAACATCCGCGATTCGTGGGAGCGTGAAAATGATGCGTTTGGGCGAGTCTACGAAACGATTCTCAGCATCTCCGAGCTCACAACTCATCATGAAATTTCAGAAATCGCAATGTGTGCCCCCAATACCGCTAAAAAGCATCTAAAACGTCTGAACCAGATGGGAATTGTCGAATGCCAAAGTTCGCATAATTCTCTTAAATTCCGTCGGAACGATGCCTACCTGGAGTGGCGGGAGATAACTCAAATTGCTGAAGAGCAATCGGCCCAAGACCTCATTGAACGAGTTCGTGAATTGGAAGCGGAAGAATCTGAACTCCAAGAAGAGTTTGGCGTCGAAGGGCCGGACACCTCCTCGGTGTACATGTCAAACAGCGGCCGGCCGACACATGAACTGATGCGAGCAATCGGTACTTGGAATAGCATTCGGCGGGACATCCGTCTCTACGAGGCAGCGCGCCAACTCCAGCAGAACAATGGACGCTTGATTTCGGCATTCGTTAATTTCCCCTCAGATGGCAATGTGTCGCCTGATTCGCAATGA
- a CDS encoding site-specific integrase, with the protein MPDIRKQIRNLRDRIEESSDIKKEDKEILLAFSDRIDLLKSEYTDHRHNKLLRHCTIMAEKVGGLADAFEDRSAAEDIVRWINRTYDNENTNSDYRTALRVLGKRVYEGDGYPPGIGWIPSGTSNSYNPVPDPSNMLDWKEDVLSMIEETMNTRDAALIAMAFDSGARSGELHDLKVGDVSDHEHGLMIRVDGKTGQRSVSLVPSVPYVQRWMNDHPAPDDPSAPLWSKLSKPEEISYRQFKNCFKAPAERAGVKKPVTPTNFRKSNATYLARQGMSQARIEDRQGRKRGSDATAHYIARFGGEADSEYARIHGLEVDDEEPEPIGPVECPRCHERTPREHSTCVWCNQPLEYGALGSIEEEEREVREAVFSFVKENSDLLDDLEQSRAFSELVEDNPELAEDAREFAEALSEE; encoded by the coding sequence ATGCCAGATATCAGAAAGCAAATCAGAAATCTGCGGGACAGAATCGAGGAGTCTAGTGACATCAAAAAAGAAGATAAAGAGATCTTGCTCGCGTTCAGTGACCGGATCGACCTCCTGAAATCGGAATATACTGACCACCGACACAACAAACTCCTGCGCCACTGTACCATCATGGCGGAGAAGGTCGGTGGTCTCGCTGACGCGTTCGAGGACCGATCCGCCGCGGAGGACATCGTCCGTTGGATCAACCGAACCTACGACAACGAGAACACGAACAGCGACTACCGGACCGCACTCCGTGTCCTCGGTAAGCGGGTCTACGAGGGTGACGGATATCCGCCCGGGATCGGATGGATCCCGTCCGGTACCTCGAACAGCTACAACCCAGTTCCGGACCCGTCGAATATGCTTGACTGGAAGGAAGATGTCCTGTCGATGATCGAGGAGACGATGAATACCCGTGACGCCGCTCTCATCGCGATGGCGTTCGACTCGGGAGCGCGGAGCGGCGAACTCCACGATCTCAAGGTCGGGGATGTAAGTGACCACGAGCACGGGCTCATGATCCGTGTTGACGGCAAGACCGGACAGCGGTCGGTCTCTCTCGTACCGAGTGTTCCGTACGTCCAGCGGTGGATGAACGACCATCCCGCTCCTGACGACCCGAGCGCTCCTTTGTGGTCGAAACTTTCGAAGCCCGAAGAGATCAGCTATCGGCAGTTCAAGAATTGCTTCAAGGCTCCCGCCGAGCGAGCGGGAGTCAAGAAGCCAGTCACTCCGACCAATTTCCGAAAGTCGAACGCGACCTACCTTGCCCGTCAGGGGATGAGTCAAGCGCGTATCGAGGACCGACAGGGACGGAAACGGGGAAGCGACGCGACCGCTCACTACATCGCCCGTTTCGGCGGAGAGGCCGATTCCGAATACGCCCGGATACACGGCTTGGAAGTCGATGATGAGGAACCCGAACCCATCGGACCAGTCGAGTGTCCACGGTGTCACGAACGGACTCCCCGAGAGCATTCGACGTGTGTCTGGTGTAACCAACCGCTCGAATACGGGGCCCTCGGATCGATCGAAGAGGAAGAGCGAGAGGTTCGTGAAGCCGTCTTCAGCTTCGTCAAAGAGAACAGCGACCTCCTTGACGACCTCGAACAGTCTCGGGCGTTCTCGGAGCTCGTCGAGGACAATCCCGAGCTTGCCGAAGACGCTCGTGAGTTCGCGGAGGCGCTCTCGGAGGAATAG
- a CDS encoding bifunctional 2-polyprenyl-6-hydroxyphenol methylase/3-demethylubiquinol 3-O-methyltransferase UbiG: MTDTDWDERFASSEYPRAPEPSPVLRAYEPSLPDGRALDVAAGTGRNAVFLADRGYDVDALDASADGLDIVRERAAERGIGDRIETVRADVSTYEFPAETYDVIAMSYFHTLDRFSDLVESLAPDGYLFVEGHLRSPDASSGPSGDRYRYAANELLRSGLGLSVRYYDETTTERPDGRRRATARLLAQKSTGGRESYPQRPEAPDRWATDEAGSDERSP, from the coding sequence GTGACAGACACCGACTGGGACGAGCGCTTCGCGTCGAGCGAGTACCCGCGCGCGCCGGAGCCGTCCCCCGTGCTTCGCGCCTACGAGCCGTCGCTGCCCGACGGCCGCGCGCTCGACGTCGCCGCCGGAACCGGCCGTAACGCGGTGTTCCTCGCGGACCGCGGCTACGACGTCGACGCGCTCGACGCCTCGGCGGATGGACTCGACATCGTCCGCGAACGCGCCGCGGAACGGGGGATCGGAGACCGGATCGAGACGGTCCGGGCCGACGTCTCGACGTACGAGTTCCCGGCGGAGACCTACGACGTGATCGCGATGAGCTACTTCCACACGCTCGACCGGTTCTCCGACCTCGTCGAGTCGCTCGCGCCGGACGGGTACCTCTTCGTCGAGGGACACCTCCGGTCGCCGGACGCGTCGTCCGGGCCGAGCGGCGATCGGTACCGCTACGCCGCGAACGAACTGCTCCGCTCGGGACTGGGGCTGAGCGTGCGCTACTACGACGAGACGACGACGGAGCGACCGGACGGCCGACGGCGGGCGACGGCCCGACTGCTCGCACAGAAATCGACCGGTGGCCGGGAGTCGTATCCGCAACGCCCGGAGGCGCCGGATCGGTGGGCGACCGACGAAGCCGGCTCAGACGAGCGAAGTCCGTGA
- a CDS encoding nucleotidyltransferase domain-containing protein codes for MEDVLEVLIDQPYATYSMSELASLTGANQGTISKAVRLLSELDVVETTKDGRAQQVQINRERLTKPDPVLSIPQSEFHKPVQAFLQRAQEELDALVGVVLFGSVARGEADRTSDIDLLVIVDKDRTTARRTVQSVVSDLEDQRFEENRYTYQPLVESTDSVQRIGDQLRPQFNDGLTLVGSDQLSELRTEVYADE; via the coding sequence ATGGAAGACGTTCTTGAGGTTCTTATCGACCAACCGTACGCAACGTACTCAATGAGCGAACTCGCAAGTCTCACCGGGGCAAATCAAGGTACGATATCGAAGGCAGTGAGGCTGCTCTCCGAGCTTGACGTCGTCGAGACCACAAAGGACGGCCGAGCCCAGCAGGTCCAGATCAATCGTGAACGGCTCACGAAACCGGACCCGGTTCTCTCAATCCCGCAGAGTGAGTTTCACAAGCCAGTTCAAGCATTTCTACAACGAGCACAAGAAGAGTTGGACGCATTAGTTGGTGTCGTCCTATTTGGTAGCGTGGCTCGGGGGGAGGCAGATAGGACCAGCGACATCGATCTATTGGTAATTGTCGACAAAGATAGGACAACAGCCCGTCGGACTGTTCAGTCGGTCGTCAGTGACCTCGAAGACCAACGATTCGAGGAGAATCGATACACGTACCAGCCGCTCGTTGAATCAACAGATAGCGTCCAACGGATTGGTGACCAACTCCGCCCCCAGTTCAACGATGGGCTCACGTTGGTCGGCTCCGACCAACTCTCCGAGCTCCGGACTGAGGTGTACGCCGATGAATGA
- a CDS encoding ferritin-like domain-containing protein has protein sequence MSDQVVDLLRKAYSDEIETVMNYQTNAIVLDGVRAEEIKASLKQDIQEELGHAEQLGQRLKQLDARPPASSEFTARQDSLQPPEDSTDVLAVINGVLDAENGAIDTYRELVDAAEAANDPVTEDLAVTLLSDEEAHRTEFRGFKKEY, from the coding sequence ATGAGCGACCAAGTTGTTGATCTGCTACGGAAAGCGTATTCCGACGAGATAGAGACGGTGATGAACTACCAGACGAACGCGATCGTGCTCGATGGGGTTCGTGCCGAGGAGATCAAAGCGAGCCTCAAACAGGATATCCAAGAAGAACTGGGCCACGCCGAGCAACTCGGGCAGCGACTCAAGCAGCTTGATGCCCGCCCGCCAGCGTCCAGTGAGTTTACGGCTCGACAAGACTCGCTTCAGCCGCCGGAGGATTCGACAGATGTGCTCGCTGTAATCAACGGTGTTCTTGACGCCGAAAACGGTGCAATCGACACCTACAGGGAGTTAGTAGACGCCGCTGAGGCCGCGAATGATCCGGTAACCGAAGACCTTGCTGTGACGCTTCTTTCCGATGAAGAGGCACACAGAACCGAGTTCCGGGGCTTCAAAAAGGAATATTAG